Proteins encoded together in one Flavobacteriales bacterium window:
- a CDS encoding PA0069 family radical SAM protein codes for MDDGMFVKGRGADRQVANRFLQRHYGVVEPTGIDEPELGVDHATQVLPTFPRTILNRVDSPDLPFTWSLNPYQGCEHGCSYCYARPTHEYWGYSAGLDFERVILVKREAAALLEKALRAPAWAGEPIMLSGATDPYQPVERQERLTRACLELCLRFGQPVSVITKNALVTRDIDLLAELARERRAAVAISLTTLNEDLRRVLEPRTSTAANRLKAMELLAAAGVPVFAMIAPVIPALNEPEIPALLRAAREAGAVGAGYTVLRTNGPVEPLFRAWLQHHFPDRAAKVIAQTSALHGGRMSDGRSGVRMRGEGAFALQINRLFTVMRRRIFGQSAFPALDSSGFNRPPQGQLELFPPGEG; via the coding sequence ATGGATGACGGGATGTTCGTCAAAGGCCGCGGGGCCGACCGCCAGGTGGCGAACCGCTTCCTGCAGCGGCACTACGGGGTGGTGGAGCCGACCGGGATCGACGAGCCCGAGCTGGGGGTGGACCATGCCACGCAGGTGCTGCCCACTTTCCCCCGCACCATCCTGAACCGGGTGGACAGCCCCGACCTGCCCTTCACCTGGAGCCTGAACCCGTACCAGGGCTGCGAGCACGGCTGCAGCTACTGCTATGCACGACCCACCCACGAGTACTGGGGCTACAGCGCGGGCCTCGACTTCGAACGCGTGATCCTCGTGAAGCGCGAGGCGGCCGCGCTGCTCGAGAAGGCCTTGCGCGCCCCGGCCTGGGCTGGCGAGCCGATCATGCTCTCCGGGGCCACCGACCCCTACCAACCGGTGGAGCGCCAGGAGCGGCTGACGCGCGCCTGCCTGGAGCTGTGCCTGCGCTTCGGCCAGCCCGTGAGCGTGATCACGAAGAACGCGCTGGTGACGCGTGACATCGACCTGCTGGCCGAGCTGGCCCGGGAGCGCCGCGCCGCGGTGGCCATCAGCCTCACCACGTTGAACGAGGACCTGCGCCGGGTGCTGGAGCCCCGCACGAGCACCGCGGCGAACCGCCTGAAGGCCATGGAGCTGCTCGCGGCGGCCGGCGTTCCGGTGTTCGCCATGATCGCGCCGGTGATCCCCGCGCTCAACGAGCCCGAGATCCCTGCGTTGCTGCGGGCCGCCCGGGAGGCCGGAGCGGTGGGCGCGGGCTACACCGTGCTGCGCACCAACGGCCCGGTGGAACCCCTCTTCCGCGCCTGGCTGCAGCACCACTTCCCCGACCGGGCCGCCAAGGTGATCGCGCAGACCAGCGCGTTGCACGGTGGCCGCATGAGCGATGGCCGTTCCGGCGTCCGCATGCGGGGCGAAGGAGCCTTCGCGCTGCAGATCAACCGCCTCTTCACGGTCATGCGGCGGCGGATCTTCGGACAGAGCGCCTTCCCCGCGCTGGACAGCAGTGGCTTCAACCGCCCTCCGCAGGGGCAGCTGGAGCTGTTCCCGCCAGGGGAAGGGTGA
- the thpR gene encoding RNA 2',3'-cyclic phosphodiesterase has translation MRLFIAAPLPALWSTLLHDALAAQDLTGWAATDPDGWHLTARFIGERAADELGTIHASLRTVCATTAPYALHEALLCSMPDDRPRMIWSRFAPHPAHRDLHHRLSHALGLTPDDREPLWPHVTLARAAVPHHSAVAARPLPGELVVDRLALYESRRTSEGLRYTPLLTLPLAGTAPAAPAEGG, from the coding sequence ATGCGCCTCTTCATCGCCGCTCCCCTGCCGGCCTTGTGGTCGACCCTCCTGCACGACGCGCTCGCCGCACAGGACCTCACGGGCTGGGCCGCCACGGACCCGGACGGCTGGCACCTCACCGCGCGCTTCATCGGTGAGCGCGCAGCGGACGAGCTCGGCACGATCCACGCATCGCTGCGGACCGTCTGTGCAACGACCGCTCCGTACGCGCTCCACGAGGCCCTTCTCTGCTCGATGCCTGATGACCGCCCCCGCATGATCTGGTCCCGCTTTGCGCCGCACCCGGCCCACCGCGATCTGCATCACCGGCTGTCGCACGCGCTCGGCCTGACGCCCGACGATCGCGAACCACTCTGGCCGCATGTGACCCTGGCCCGCGCCGCGGTGCCACACCATTCGGCGGTCGCCGCACGGCCCTTGCCCGGTGAGCTGGTGGTGGACCGGCTGGCGCTGTACGAAAGTCGGCGCACGTCCGAAGGCCTGCGGTACACGCCGCTGCTCACCCTTCCCCTGGCGGGAACAGCTCCAGCTGCCCCTGCGGAGGGCGGTTGA
- a CDS encoding acylphosphatase, translating to MPPTIRLRLHIEGTVQGVWYRKHAAEEALRLGLTGWVRNLPDGGVEAAAEGSPDAVDRFVAWCRSGPPLARVTRVTVRPEPPEHGAGFPIVR from the coding sequence ATGCCCCCCACCATCCGGCTTCGCCTGCACATCGAAGGCACCGTTCAGGGCGTGTGGTACCGCAAGCATGCCGCCGAGGAAGCGCTTCGCCTGGGCCTCACCGGCTGGGTGCGCAACCTGCCCGACGGTGGTGTAGAAGCCGCGGCCGAAGGGTCGCCCGATGCGGTGGACCGCTTCGTGGCCTGGTGCCGCAGCGGCCCGCCGCTCGCCCGGGTGACCCGGGTGACCGTTCGCCCTGAGCCTCCAGAGCACGGCGCCGGGTTCCCCATCGTGCGTTGA
- a CDS encoding PQQ-dependent sugar dehydrogenase, with protein MKHPFHRLMIAGSVAFTALCTSAQSVPSGFADVLVMGGWVAPQGAVWDANDRMYVWEKAGKVWIVENGVRLPSPLIDISPEVGDWRDHGFLGFALDPNFLTNGYIYLLYAVDRHHLMNFGTGSYNANTNEYFNATIMRLARYTAVGPTFNTVNYGSRLVLLGESPSTGVPLLHESHSTGTIMFGTDGTLLMSLGDGASYTSTDVGSASETYYQQALTDGIIRPAENVGAFRSQMVNSFNGKILRLDPATGNGLPSNPFWNAAQPRSAQSRTWALGLRNPYRCTLRPGSGSVDPAAGDPGTIYIGDVQWNTWEDMNVCYEGGMNFGWPLFEGMTPLTSYTNALTYNMDAPNPLYDGINCTLPYFRFQDLCKQDTPIHLNGHPNPCNSGVQIPNTVHKFYHARPAIDWRHGQNWARTATFNGNTATATDLNDPNSPVPGPMFGGYASIGGTWISGTGWPAGYQNVYFHADYPGAWIKRFVFDGQDHPVSGHDFGANLGAIVWVGEGPEGCLYYSNYATNEIRRICYTLAVNLPPVVAASQNVQYGPGPLAVQFTGSASYDPESGPLTYLWNFGNGQTSTAVNPSHVFTAPPNTPTSYTVTLTVTDNNNQTNQTSLLVSVNNTPPVVTITSFADGGTYPVGVDTTYLLEAAVNDLEHGQAQLTYAWRTTLHHNTHTHPEPIDAAPVTSTVISGVGCDGETYSYQITLTVTDAGGLSTTDTHWLYPRCNAIAPTAVIGTNVTVGTGPLNVQFNGEASHDPGTIVSYFWDFGDGTTSTQMNPAKTFTDTGDRTVILTVTDNDGLTGQATVVITVITLDPPQCIGASGSVLRHYWSGISGSTVSTLVSSPNYPDSPTSTSFPTSFQANSVAYGNNYGTRMRGYILAPTTGTYVFTAVSDDESIVYLSPNADPRYKQQICSVPGWTNEAEFTKYPQQTSAGITLQAGIYYYVEMLHKEGSGGDHLALYWQTPTNSARTIIPGSVLSRWQDCPPSVNLRAVLQGAFDTQANLMRDALRSNGLIPGTEPFTALGFTHTGGGGGETVGAGVLATTGANAVVDWVLVELRNKNNPAQVVATRSALLQRDGDIVGTNGLPRLLFNVAADNYYVAVRHRNHLGVMTATSTLLNKDQKLVDLSLGTTAVHGTNARAVLSNGKRAMWSGNVLRDSQLKYAGSSNDRDPILVRIGGTVPTATASGYWSEDVNLDGVVKYAGSSNDRDPILFNIGGTLPTAVRLEQLP; from the coding sequence ATGAAGCACCCCTTCCACCGCCTGATGATCGCCGGTTCCGTAGCGTTCACCGCGCTCTGCACGTCGGCCCAATCGGTGCCCTCGGGTTTCGCGGACGTGCTGGTGATGGGCGGATGGGTGGCCCCGCAGGGCGCCGTGTGGGATGCCAACGACCGCATGTACGTGTGGGAGAAGGCCGGCAAGGTGTGGATCGTGGAGAACGGCGTGCGGCTGCCCAGCCCGTTGATCGACATCAGTCCCGAGGTGGGCGACTGGCGCGACCACGGGTTCCTGGGCTTCGCGCTGGACCCGAACTTTCTGACGAACGGCTACATCTATCTGCTCTACGCCGTCGACCGGCACCACCTGATGAACTTCGGCACGGGCAGCTACAACGCCAACACGAACGAGTATTTCAACGCGACGATCATGCGCCTGGCGCGCTACACCGCGGTGGGCCCGACCTTCAACACGGTGAACTATGGCAGCCGTCTGGTCCTACTGGGGGAGAGCCCCTCCACGGGTGTGCCGCTGCTGCACGAATCGCACAGCACGGGTACGATCATGTTCGGCACGGACGGCACGTTGCTCATGAGCCTGGGCGATGGCGCGAGCTATACGAGCACCGATGTTGGCAGCGCTTCGGAGACATATTATCAGCAGGCCCTCACTGACGGGATCATCCGTCCGGCCGAGAACGTGGGTGCGTTCCGTTCGCAGATGGTGAATAGCTTCAACGGGAAGATCCTTCGGTTGGACCCGGCCACGGGGAACGGCCTGCCGTCGAACCCCTTCTGGAACGCGGCCCAGCCGCGGTCGGCGCAGAGCCGCACCTGGGCCCTTGGCTTGCGGAACCCGTACCGCTGCACCCTGCGGCCGGGCTCGGGGAGCGTCGATCCGGCGGCCGGTGACCCGGGCACCATCTACATCGGCGATGTGCAGTGGAACACGTGGGAGGACATGAACGTGTGCTACGAGGGCGGGATGAACTTCGGCTGGCCCCTGTTCGAGGGCATGACCCCGCTGACGAGCTACACGAACGCGCTGACGTACAACATGGACGCGCCCAACCCGCTGTACGACGGCATCAACTGCACGCTTCCTTATTTCCGCTTCCAGGACCTGTGCAAGCAGGACACGCCGATCCACCTCAACGGCCATCCCAACCCATGCAACAGCGGGGTGCAGATCCCCAACACCGTGCACAAGTTCTACCACGCGCGGCCGGCGATCGACTGGCGCCACGGGCAGAACTGGGCGCGCACGGCCACCTTCAACGGCAATACGGCCACGGCCACCGATCTCAACGACCCGAACTCGCCGGTGCCGGGCCCCATGTTCGGTGGCTACGCCTCCATCGGCGGCACCTGGATCAGCGGCACCGGATGGCCCGCCGGCTACCAGAACGTCTATTTCCATGCGGACTATCCCGGCGCCTGGATCAAGCGCTTTGTGTTCGACGGCCAGGATCATCCGGTGAGCGGCCATGACTTCGGCGCGAACCTGGGCGCCATCGTGTGGGTGGGTGAAGGTCCTGAAGGGTGTCTTTACTACTCGAACTACGCGACGAACGAGATCCGCCGCATCTGCTACACATTGGCGGTGAACCTGCCGCCCGTGGTGGCGGCCTCCCAGAACGTGCAGTACGGACCGGGCCCGTTGGCCGTGCAGTTCACGGGGAGCGCCTCCTACGATCCGGAGTCGGGTCCGCTCACCTATCTGTGGAACTTCGGCAATGGCCAGACCAGCACGGCGGTGAACCCGAGCCACGTGTTCACCGCACCGCCCAATACGCCCACGAGCTACACGGTGACGCTCACGGTGACCGACAACAACAACCAGACGAACCAGACCTCGCTGTTGGTGAGCGTGAACAACACCCCCCCCGTGGTGACCATCACCAGCTTCGCCGATGGCGGCACCTACCCAGTGGGGGTGGACACCACTTACCTGCTGGAGGCCGCGGTGAACGACCTTGAACATGGACAGGCCCAGCTCACCTATGCCTGGCGCACCACGCTCCACCACAACACGCACACACACCCTGAGCCCATCGATGCCGCGCCCGTGACCAGCACGGTGATCAGCGGTGTGGGGTGTGACGGAGAGACCTACAGCTACCAGATCACATTGACGGTGACCGACGCCGGCGGACTGAGCACCACGGACACGCATTGGTTGTACCCGCGCTGCAACGCGATCGCCCCGACCGCGGTGATCGGGACGAACGTCACGGTCGGGACAGGGCCGCTCAACGTGCAGTTCAATGGCGAAGCCTCGCACGATCCCGGGACCATCGTGAGCTACTTCTGGGATTTCGGCGATGGCACCACGTCCACGCAGATGAACCCGGCGAAGACCTTTACGGACACGGGCGACCGGACCGTGATCTTGACAGTGACCGATAACGATGGGCTCACGGGCCAGGCCACGGTGGTGATCACGGTGATCACGCTGGACCCGCCGCAGTGCATCGGTGCCTCGGGCAGCGTGCTGCGCCACTACTGGAGCGGTATCTCGGGATCAACGGTCTCCACGCTCGTGTCCAGCCCCAATTATCCGGACAGCCCGACGAGCACCAGCTTCCCCACGAGCTTCCAGGCCAACTCCGTGGCGTATGGCAACAACTACGGCACCCGCATGCGCGGCTACATCCTGGCGCCGACAACGGGCACCTATGTGTTCACTGCGGTCTCCGACGATGAGTCCATCGTGTACCTGAGCCCGAACGCCGACCCGCGTTACAAGCAGCAGATCTGTTCGGTGCCGGGCTGGACGAACGAAGCGGAGTTCACCAAGTACCCGCAGCAGACCAGCGCAGGGATCACCCTGCAGGCCGGCATCTACTACTATGTGGAGATGCTGCACAAGGAAGGCTCCGGCGGCGACCACCTTGCCCTGTACTGGCAGACGCCGACGAACAGCGCGCGGACCATCATTCCGGGAAGCGTGCTCTCGCGCTGGCAGGACTGCCCGCCGAGCGTGAACCTGCGGGCGGTGCTACAGGGCGCGTTCGACACCCAGGCCAACCTGATGCGTGATGCGCTCCGCAGCAACGGCCTGATCCCCGGCACTGAACCCTTCACTGCGCTCGGGTTCACGCATACGGGCGGCGGCGGCGGCGAAACGGTGGGTGCCGGCGTGCTGGCCACCACCGGGGCGAACGCCGTGGTGGACTGGGTGCTTGTGGAGCTGCGCAACAAGAACAACCCGGCCCAGGTGGTGGCCACCCGCAGTGCGCTTCTGCAACGCGACGGCGACATCGTGGGCACGAACGGGCTTCCGCGTCTGCTCTTCAATGTGGCCGCTGACAACTACTATGTGGCCGTTCGGCACCGCAACCATCTGGGGGTGATGACCGCCACCAGCACCCTGTTGAACAAGGACCAGAAGCTCGTGGACCTGTCCCTGGGGACAACGGCGGTGCATGGAACAAATGCGCGCGCCGTGCTGTCGAACGGTAAACGGGCCATGTGGTCCGGGAACGTGTTGCGTGACAGCCAGTTGAAGTACGCCGGATCCTCCAACGACCGGGACCCGATCCTGGTGCGGATCGGGGGTACGGTGCCCACGGCCACCGCCAGCGGATATTGGAGCGAAGATGTGAACCTGGACGGCGTGGTGAAGTACGCCGGCTCGTCCAACGACCGTGATCCCATCCTGTTCAACATCGGAGGCACGCTGCCCACCGCAGTGCGGCTGGAACAGCTGCCCTGA
- a CDS encoding phosphatase PAP2 family protein produces MDRTRNVSAFTGTALVLALPAVIAVWRTEQVSLHAAVNRWHAPWSDALLSVVTHLGDGLVPTAIAAVLLFVGTWRTVLLLGLSTGLSAILVQVLKRQVFSDHDRPAMYAHDMPMLHLVDGVTMNHHFSFPSGHATCAFAMCLSFAVMDRGEGRAAAWAVVAAVLAFTRVYLSQHFTEDVLAGAALGVATGVLMWFILYRSTWARAAWLGRRPWPTGRTA; encoded by the coding sequence ATGGACCGCACGCGGAACGTCTCCGCTTTCACAGGCACTGCACTTGTGCTTGCACTGCCGGCGGTCATCGCCGTGTGGCGCACTGAACAGGTGTCGTTACATGCCGCAGTGAACCGCTGGCACGCCCCGTGGAGCGATGCCCTCCTGAGCGTGGTCACACATCTTGGGGATGGGCTGGTCCCCACCGCGATCGCCGCGGTGCTGCTCTTCGTAGGCACCTGGCGGACCGTTCTCCTGTTGGGGCTGAGCACCGGGTTGAGCGCGATCCTGGTGCAGGTTCTCAAACGGCAGGTCTTCTCGGATCATGACCGCCCGGCGATGTACGCTCATGACATGCCCATGCTGCACTTGGTGGACGGGGTGACCATGAACCACCATTTCAGTTTCCCTTCGGGACATGCCACGTGTGCCTTTGCCATGTGCCTGTCGTTCGCGGTGATGGACAGGGGTGAAGGCCGCGCTGCTGCCTGGGCGGTGGTGGCTGCGGTGCTGGCGTTCACACGTGTATACCTCTCGCAGCACTTCACCGAGGATGTGCTGGCCGGAGCTGCTTTGGGGGTGGCCACGGGTGTGCTGATGTGGTTCATCCTGTACCGTTCAACATGGGCCCGTGCCGCCTGGCTCGGACGGCGGCCCTGGCCCACAGGGCGCACCGCATGA
- a CDS encoding TolC family protein — translation MRIVLAIGLLIPLGLSAQEVAPTLSREALVRLVLDHHPVARQAALRPELGSATVRSARGGFDPVLQAELDEKTFDQKDYFRLLDVGLKVPTWWGIEVLAGYQDNSGDLLDPMLVTPIEGLVKAGVSLALGQGLLMDQRRAALRRAQAFQDAATAEQEQMLNALLYAALADHVDWVAAHQALRIAQEAVQLARQRNDFVRGSWRGGDRPAIDTLEAFLQLQDREMRLAQAELNVRNTALRLSNHLWDQALRPLELDPATRPMERDLESPDGAPSMDSLVLRAEESHPLLLQAQARIDQLEVDRRLRAEMLRPQLDLKYMVLGDAQRFSGEGGAWIDGGDQQWGVGFRMPLLLRRERGELSLARLRVTDAELALERDRTVIANRVAERANETGTLRQQTDLGALTVRNYGILLDGENRRFEVGESSLFLVNAREVALLESRIKQVELESKLRKAWFATDLEAGILWRSLSERTP, via the coding sequence ATGCGCATCGTCCTCGCCATCGGTCTGCTGATCCCCCTGGGGCTGTCCGCCCAGGAGGTCGCCCCCACCTTGTCCCGCGAGGCCCTGGTGCGACTGGTGCTGGATCATCATCCCGTGGCACGCCAGGCCGCGTTGCGTCCTGAACTGGGGTCCGCCACCGTGCGCAGCGCGCGGGGCGGTTTCGATCCGGTGCTGCAGGCCGAATTGGACGAGAAGACCTTCGATCAGAAGGACTACTTCCGTTTGCTCGACGTCGGACTGAAGGTGCCCACTTGGTGGGGCATCGAAGTGCTCGCTGGTTACCAGGACAACTCAGGCGATCTGCTGGACCCCATGCTGGTGACGCCTATCGAGGGGCTCGTGAAGGCCGGCGTCAGCCTCGCCTTGGGCCAGGGGCTGCTCATGGATCAACGGCGGGCGGCGCTGCGTCGGGCCCAGGCCTTCCAGGACGCGGCAACGGCCGAACAGGAGCAGATGTTGAACGCCTTGCTGTACGCAGCGCTCGCCGATCACGTCGACTGGGTGGCCGCCCATCAGGCCCTCCGGATCGCGCAGGAGGCCGTGCAACTGGCCCGACAACGGAACGACTTCGTGCGCGGCAGCTGGCGCGGTGGCGACCGGCCGGCCATCGATACGCTTGAGGCCTTTCTTCAATTGCAGGATCGCGAGATGCGGCTGGCCCAGGCCGAACTGAACGTCCGCAACACGGCCCTGCGCCTCTCCAACCACCTGTGGGACCAAGCCCTTCGCCCGCTTGAGCTCGATCCGGCCACGCGCCCTATGGAACGCGACCTGGAAAGTCCGGACGGCGCGCCGTCCATGGACAGCCTTGTGCTCCGGGCCGAAGAGTCGCACCCTCTGCTCCTCCAAGCACAGGCGCGCATCGACCAGCTCGAGGTGGACCGCCGGCTCCGTGCCGAGATGCTCCGTCCCCAGCTGGACCTGAAGTACATGGTGCTGGGCGATGCGCAGCGGTTCAGTGGTGAGGGTGGTGCCTGGATCGATGGTGGCGACCAGCAGTGGGGAGTGGGCTTCCGCATGCCGCTGCTGTTGCGCCGAGAGCGCGGCGAGCTCAGCCTGGCCCGACTGCGCGTGACCGACGCTGAACTGGCCCTGGAACGGGACCGGACCGTGATCGCCAATCGCGTAGCGGAGCGCGCCAACGAAACGGGCACCTTACGCCAACAGACCGATCTGGGAGCCCTCACCGTGCGGAACTACGGCATCCTGCTCGACGGGGAGAACCGCCGCTTCGAAGTGGGTGAGAGCTCCCTGTTCCTGGTGAACGCCCGTGAAGTGGCCCTGCTTGAATCCCGCATCAAGCAGGTGGAACTGGAATCGAAACTGCGCAAGGCCTGGTTCGCCACCGACCTGGAAGCCGGTATCCTGTGGCGCTCTCTGTCCGAACGAACCCCCTGA